Proteins from a genomic interval of Rhodothermus marinus:
- a CDS encoding adenylate kinase produces MRIVFMGPPGAGKGTQARRLAAAYGLRHISTGDLIRAAIQEETPLGKKAQPYIEKGQLVPDELVWELAKAALAENRYDHFVLDGFPRTIRQAEWLDALLEQQGRPLQIVLNLIVPDDLIVARLSRRRVHKLTGENYHLDFNPPPPDVDPSLIIQRPDDRPEAIRRRLEVYRTTHEPLAQYYRQRGLLVDVDGVGSMDEVFGRIQEVLRRQGVLVE; encoded by the coding sequence ATGCGCATTGTGTTCATGGGGCCGCCCGGCGCCGGTAAAGGCACCCAGGCCAGACGGCTGGCTGCGGCCTACGGACTGCGCCATATTTCAACCGGCGACCTGATTCGCGCGGCCATTCAGGAGGAGACGCCCCTGGGAAAGAAGGCGCAGCCCTATATCGAAAAAGGCCAGTTGGTGCCGGACGAACTGGTCTGGGAACTCGCCAAAGCGGCACTGGCCGAAAACCGCTACGATCACTTCGTGCTGGACGGATTTCCCCGGACGATCCGCCAGGCCGAATGGCTGGACGCGCTGCTGGAGCAACAGGGGCGACCGCTCCAGATCGTGCTGAATCTAATCGTGCCGGACGATCTGATCGTCGCGCGTCTTTCGCGCCGGCGCGTGCACAAGCTCACGGGGGAAAACTATCACTTGGATTTCAATCCGCCGCCGCCGGACGTGGATCCTTCGCTGATCATTCAGCGTCCCGATGATCGTCCGGAGGCGATCCGGCGCCGCCTGGAAGTGTACCGTACGACGCACGAGCCGCTCGCGCAGTACTACCGCCAGCGCGGGCTGCTGGTCGACGTGGACGGCGTCGGATCGATGGACGAGGTGTTTGGCCGGATTCAGGAAGTCCTTCGCCGTCAGGGCGTACTGGTGGAATAG
- a CDS encoding polyprenyl synthetase family protein: MEVTRQEAAAQVTRLRRLVEQALPGLVEATREPAELYEPVRYVLSGTGKRMRPVLLMLAAELYGRPAESVLPAALAVEVFHAFTLVHDDIMDHAAERRGRPTVHVKWDEATALLCGDYLMGLSYALLGQVENAPLARVLAMFHRMVERLCEGQALDKAFETRAHVSVAEYLQMVDGKTSALLELCLQLGGLLGGADEADLRALEQLGRNLGRAFQIQDDLLDLTATSPQWGKPIGADLMEGKKTFPVLAALEQAGEDERAWFEERLRRRFRSEEVPEARQRLERLGGLEAARRAVDRYLQEARAALAQLPDRPPGQALAWFLDQLAQRRH, from the coding sequence ATGGAGGTAACGCGCCAGGAGGCTGCTGCGCAGGTGACCCGACTGCGCCGGCTCGTGGAGCAGGCGCTGCCCGGTCTGGTCGAGGCCACGCGCGAGCCGGCCGAACTCTACGAACCCGTTCGCTACGTGCTGAGCGGTACGGGCAAGCGCATGCGCCCGGTACTGCTCATGCTGGCGGCCGAACTCTACGGCCGTCCGGCCGAGTCGGTGCTTCCGGCCGCGCTGGCCGTCGAGGTCTTCCATGCCTTCACGCTCGTGCACGACGACATCATGGACCATGCGGCCGAGCGCCGGGGGCGTCCGACGGTCCATGTGAAATGGGATGAGGCCACCGCGCTGCTCTGTGGCGACTACCTGATGGGCCTTTCCTACGCGCTGCTGGGGCAGGTAGAAAATGCTCCGCTGGCGCGCGTGCTGGCCATGTTTCACCGCATGGTGGAACGCCTCTGCGAGGGGCAGGCGCTCGACAAAGCCTTCGAGACGCGCGCGCACGTCTCCGTGGCCGAATATCTGCAGATGGTGGACGGCAAAACGAGCGCGCTCCTGGAGTTGTGCCTGCAACTGGGCGGACTGCTGGGCGGTGCCGACGAAGCCGACCTGCGGGCGCTCGAGCAACTGGGACGCAACTTGGGGCGGGCCTTTCAGATTCAGGACGATCTGCTGGATCTGACGGCCACTTCTCCGCAGTGGGGCAAGCCCATCGGCGCGGATCTGATGGAAGGGAAAAAGACGTTCCCCGTGCTGGCCGCTCTTGAACAGGCCGGCGAGGACGAACGCGCCTGGTTCGAGGAGCGTTTACGGCGGAGGTTTCGTTCCGAGGAGGTGCCGGAGGCGCGGCAGCGCCTGGAGCGGCTGGGCGGGCTGGAAGCGGCCCGCCGGGCGGTTGACCGCTATCTGCAGGAAGCCCGGGCCGCGCTGGCGCAGTTGCCCGACCGTCCGCCGGGCCAAGCCCTGGCCTGGTTCCTCGACCAGCTGGCGCAGCGTCGTCACTGA
- a CDS encoding HPr family phosphocarrier protein, with the protein MIVREVVVKNKSGLHTRPASMIVRTASRFKSDFFIEKDGYEINGKSIIGVMTLAAEPGARLKLVFDGEDEEEAAEAIVALFEQGFGEIE; encoded by the coding sequence ATGATCGTCCGCGAAGTTGTGGTCAAGAACAAATCCGGACTGCACACGCGGCCGGCCTCGATGATCGTGCGTACGGCCTCGCGTTTTAAGTCGGATTTTTTTATCGAAAAGGACGGATACGAAATCAACGGAAAGAGTATCATTGGTGTAATGACCCTGGCGGCAGAACCCGGCGCCCGGTTGAAGCTTGTCTTTGATGGGGAGGACGAAGAGGAGGCAGCGGAGGCGATTGTCGCGTTGTTCGAGCAGGGCTTCGGGGAAATCGAATAG
- the ptsP gene encoding phosphoenolpyruvate--protein phosphotransferase: MEQRSIQAEAQERIFIGIPAAPGIAIGPAYLFNKREVVVEARRISEAEVEAELERFEQAVQRAERDLNKISSVAREKLGEESASVFEAQRLMLHDASVYDRIREYIQTHRCNADYAVAHVLDEHIRRLEASNNAYLRERVADLIDVKERLIRHLRREKLLSAIDPEHIIVAENLSAADVVLFSRRGILGCATDHGGPTSHVSIMARALGVPAVVSLHGLSDSVQTGDLIILDGIQGRVVVNPRPETLALYRTRQERYRRLLQDQQHLIPLPAETLDGHRFVLRANLELIEELDLLKKFGAEGIGLFRTEVLFLMRGPLNVSEDYQLHVYRQIVERVKPNPTTFRLLDLGGDKMLPIAHREHNPFLGWRGLRVLLDRPELLLPQLRALLRASAYGPIRILVPMVTALDEYRRFQEVLEDVKAELRARGEPFDEAVPVGIMVEVPSVALMADLFAEEVDFFSIGTNDLTQYTLAVDRGNDLVAPLYEALHPAVLRLVKHTIDAGHRHGIPVSLCGELAGDPQATPILAGMGLDEFSAAPPYLPEVKRVIRAMQFREAQELAEQALQCRTATEVATLVNAWLQEHGCGLLQYMQADEPTAGNGRAEASSLQES; encoded by the coding sequence ATGGAGCAGCGATCGATCCAGGCCGAAGCGCAGGAACGCATTTTTATCGGGATCCCGGCCGCGCCGGGCATTGCGATCGGTCCGGCTTACCTGTTCAACAAGCGGGAGGTGGTGGTGGAAGCCCGGCGCATCTCGGAGGCCGAAGTGGAAGCCGAGCTGGAGCGCTTCGAGCAGGCGGTGCAACGGGCCGAGCGTGACCTGAACAAGATCAGCTCGGTCGCCCGGGAAAAGCTCGGCGAGGAAAGCGCCTCGGTCTTCGAAGCGCAACGCCTGATGTTGCACGACGCATCGGTCTACGATCGCATCCGTGAATACATTCAGACGCATCGCTGCAACGCCGACTATGCCGTGGCGCACGTGCTGGACGAGCACATTCGCCGCCTGGAAGCCAGCAACAACGCCTACCTGCGCGAGCGCGTGGCCGACTTGATCGACGTCAAGGAACGGCTGATCCGTCATCTTCGTCGCGAAAAGCTGCTTTCGGCCATCGATCCCGAGCACATCATCGTGGCCGAAAACCTCTCGGCCGCCGACGTGGTGCTCTTCAGCCGCCGGGGCATTCTGGGCTGTGCCACCGACCATGGCGGACCCACCTCGCACGTGTCGATCATGGCGCGGGCGCTGGGCGTGCCCGCCGTGGTGAGCCTACACGGCCTCTCGGACAGCGTGCAGACCGGCGATCTGATCATCCTCGACGGCATTCAGGGACGCGTCGTCGTCAACCCGCGCCCCGAAACGCTGGCCCTGTACCGGACCCGCCAGGAGCGCTACCGCCGCCTGCTGCAGGACCAGCAGCACCTGATCCCGCTTCCGGCCGAAACGCTCGACGGCCATCGCTTCGTGCTGCGCGCCAACCTGGAGCTGATCGAAGAACTGGATCTGCTGAAAAAATTCGGCGCCGAGGGCATCGGTCTGTTCCGGACCGAGGTGCTCTTTCTGATGCGGGGACCGCTGAACGTCTCCGAAGACTACCAGCTGCACGTGTATCGCCAGATCGTCGAGCGCGTCAAACCGAATCCGACCACGTTCCGGTTGCTCGACCTGGGCGGCGACAAGATGCTTCCGATCGCACACCGCGAGCACAACCCGTTCCTGGGCTGGCGCGGACTGCGTGTGCTGCTGGACCGCCCCGAGCTGCTGTTGCCCCAACTCCGGGCGCTGCTGCGGGCCAGCGCCTACGGGCCGATTCGCATCCTGGTGCCGATGGTCACGGCGCTGGACGAATACCGTCGGTTCCAGGAAGTGCTCGAAGACGTCAAGGCCGAACTGCGCGCGCGGGGCGAACCCTTCGACGAAGCGGTGCCGGTGGGCATCATGGTGGAAGTGCCTTCGGTGGCGCTCATGGCCGATCTGTTCGCCGAAGAAGTGGACTTCTTCTCGATCGGCACGAACGACCTGACGCAGTACACGCTGGCCGTCGATCGCGGTAACGACCTGGTGGCGCCACTTTACGAAGCGCTGCATCCGGCCGTGTTGCGTCTGGTCAAGCACACGATCGACGCCGGCCATCGGCACGGCATCCCGGTGAGTCTGTGCGGCGAACTGGCCGGTGATCCGCAGGCCACGCCGATCCTGGCCGGCATGGGACTGGACGAGTTCAGCGCGGCGCCGCCGTATCTGCCCGAGGTGAAGCGGGTCATCCGGGCCATGCAGTTCCGCGAGGCCCAGGAGCTGGCCGAACAGGCGCTTCAGTGCCGTACGGCCACCGAGGTGGCCACGCTGGTCAACGCGTGGTTGCAGGAGCATGGCTGCGGTCTGCTGCAGTACATGCAGGCCGACGAACCAACGGCCGGCAACGGCCGCGCCGAAGCTTCCAGTTTGCAGGAATCCTGA
- a CDS encoding bifunctional phosphoglucose/phosphomannose isomerase has protein sequence MRLEDIRRVDPQGMYDAIRDFPEQWRRGRELARDFDPGFTVEGKDHLVVAGMGGSAIGGDLLRTLVADAARLPVTVVRHYRLPGFVTERSVVIASSYSGNTEETLAAFEEARARGATVVCVASGGELLRRARAEGLPYLQIPGGLQPRAALGYSFTALLTIAEHIGLVAPDEAAWDETQELLEQQSEVFGDPSGNDALELAEALQDRLPFIYSGTGLMEAVNLRWRCQIQENAKRLASGNVYPELNHNEIMGWEYPGPLHEMIGVIVLRDREDHPRVQQRMEVTRELISDRAGYWAEVQSQGESRLARMMSLVNLGDWVSLYLAVLLGVDPTPVPLIGQLKETLARV, from the coding sequence ATGCGACTCGAAGACATTCGCCGGGTAGATCCCCAGGGGATGTACGACGCCATCCGGGACTTTCCGGAGCAGTGGCGTCGGGGCCGGGAACTGGCCCGTGACTTCGATCCGGGCTTTACGGTCGAGGGCAAAGACCACCTGGTCGTTGCCGGTATGGGCGGTTCGGCCATTGGAGGCGATCTGTTGCGCACGCTGGTGGCCGACGCGGCCCGCCTGCCGGTGACCGTCGTCCGGCACTACCGGTTGCCGGGCTTTGTGACGGAGCGTTCGGTCGTGATCGCTTCGAGCTATTCGGGTAATACGGAAGAGACGCTGGCCGCCTTCGAAGAGGCGCGGGCACGGGGCGCCACGGTCGTCTGCGTGGCGTCGGGTGGTGAGTTGCTGCGGCGGGCCCGGGCCGAAGGGCTCCCGTATTTGCAGATCCCGGGTGGTTTGCAGCCACGGGCCGCGCTGGGCTATTCGTTCACGGCGCTGCTGACCATCGCCGAGCATATCGGCCTGGTGGCCCCCGACGAGGCGGCCTGGGACGAAACGCAGGAGCTGCTGGAGCAGCAAAGCGAGGTTTTCGGCGATCCGTCCGGCAACGACGCGCTGGAGCTGGCCGAGGCGTTGCAGGATCGCCTGCCTTTCATCTACAGCGGGACCGGACTCATGGAGGCCGTCAACCTGCGCTGGCGCTGCCAGATTCAGGAAAACGCCAAGCGGCTGGCCTCCGGCAACGTCTATCCCGAGTTGAACCACAACGAAATCATGGGCTGGGAGTACCCCGGCCCGCTGCACGAGATGATCGGGGTGATCGTGCTGCGCGACCGCGAGGATCACCCCCGCGTCCAGCAGCGCATGGAGGTGACGCGCGAGTTGATCTCGGACCGGGCCGGCTACTGGGCCGAGGTGCAGAGCCAGGGCGAAAGTCGTCTGGCCCGGATGATGTCGTTGGTGAACCTGGGCGACTGGGTCAGCCTGTACCTGGCCGTGCTGCTGGGCGTGGATCCGACGCCGGTGCCGCTGATCGGACAGCTCAAGGAAACGCTGGCGCGCGTGTAA
- a CDS encoding 5'-nucleotidase, lipoprotein e(P4) family yields MKSRAMVWMAGVLVLVGCTGSRPVSQRPGLLSTRWVQTSAEYTALALQAYEMARRQLVQALADSTWTAYPAQADAPDLARRPPAVIVDVDETVLDNSPYQAWLVTTGRTFAPESWARWVQAAQAEPVPGAVVFVQEARRHGVQVFYVTNRTADLEEATRRNLQAVGFPLPDTLDVILTRGERPEWASSDKEPRRAFLGQRYRILLQIGDQLGDFMSDPETRAEARRALVRRYRSWWGTRWIVLPNPQYGAWQRAPDSLRTWPGN; encoded by the coding sequence ATGAAAAGCCGAGCCATGGTATGGATGGCCGGGGTGCTGGTGCTGGTCGGTTGTACTGGTAGCCGTCCGGTCTCGCAACGTCCCGGCCTGCTGAGTACGCGCTGGGTGCAGACGTCGGCCGAGTACACCGCGCTGGCGCTGCAGGCTTACGAGATGGCCCGGCGCCAGCTCGTGCAGGCGCTGGCCGACAGCACCTGGACGGCCTACCCGGCCCAGGCCGACGCGCCGGATCTGGCCCGGCGTCCGCCGGCCGTGATCGTGGACGTGGACGAGACCGTGCTCGACAACAGCCCCTATCAGGCCTGGCTCGTTACGACAGGCCGGACTTTTGCGCCGGAGAGCTGGGCGCGCTGGGTGCAGGCTGCACAGGCCGAACCTGTGCCCGGTGCTGTCGTGTTCGTACAGGAGGCGCGCCGGCACGGCGTCCAGGTCTTTTATGTGACCAACCGCACGGCCGACCTGGAAGAGGCCACCCGTCGTAACCTGCAGGCCGTTGGCTTCCCACTGCCGGACACGCTCGACGTAATCCTGACGCGTGGCGAGCGGCCCGAGTGGGCATCTTCCGACAAAGAACCGCGCCGGGCGTTCCTGGGCCAGCGCTATCGCATCCTGCTCCAGATCGGCGACCAGCTGGGCGACTTTATGTCCGATCCTGAAACCAGAGCCGAAGCACGGCGAGCACTGGTCCGGCGTTATCGCTCCTGGTGGGGCACGCGCTGGATCGTCCTGCCCAATCCGCAATACGGCGCCTGGCAGCGCGCACCGGATAGCCTCCGAACCTGGCCGGGCAATTGA
- a CDS encoding apolipoprotein A1/A4/E family protein — translation MAILTVPKVLREKLGDEGVEALINLLNEAAHHERNNLLGIVEERFARRVAETEKRLDNRITEVEARLEQRITEEVARLEQRITAVEAKLDRRIAEVEAKFNGRIAEVEAKLDSRIAEVEAKLDSRIAEVEAKLDSRIAEVKVMLSERYASLVRWMFIFWAGQIGVILALFALLR, via the coding sequence ATGGCAATTCTGACCGTCCCGAAAGTTTTGCGTGAAAAGCTCGGCGACGAAGGCGTCGAGGCGCTCATCAATTTGCTTAACGAGGCGGCCCATCACGAGCGTAACAATCTGCTGGGGATTGTCGAGGAGCGTTTCGCGCGGCGGGTCGCCGAGACCGAAAAGCGCCTGGACAATCGCATCACCGAGGTGGAAGCGCGTCTGGAGCAGCGCATCACGGAGGAGGTGGCTCGGCTGGAGCAGCGCATCACCGCTGTAGAGGCAAAGCTTGACCGCCGGATTGCCGAGGTAGAGGCAAAGTTTAATGGCCGGATCGCCGAGGTGGAAGCGAAGCTTGATAGCCGGATCGCTGAGGTGGAGGCCAAGCTCGACAGCCGGATTGCCGAGGTGGAGGCGAAGCTTGATAGCCGGATTGCCGAGGTGAAAGTGATGCTAAGCGAGCGGTATGCAAGTCTGGTGCGCTGGATGTTCATTTTCTGGGCGGGACAGATCGGGGTGATTTTGGCGCTGTTTGCGCTGCTGCGTTGA
- a CDS encoding alkaline phosphatase, which produces MRWILLFLVMLLGGGEGAQAQSPRPKNLILMIADGCGPASITMARDYARAVLGREELTLDAIQTGAVRTASASSRVTDSAAGATAYACGVKTYNGAIAVDTAGRPLATLLEAAKARGMATGLVATSRITHATPAAFAAHVPQRAMESEIAAQMLAQRVDVLLGGGWSYFLPTAEGGRRQDGRNLLREAEAMGYQVVRTAADFRRGVRRPVLGLFGPDHLPYELDRDPEEVPSLAEMTRTALELLAEDPDGFFLMVEGSRIDHAGHANDAAAHVREVLAYDEAVAVVLDFARRDGQTLVVSVADHETGGLSLGRNVNGRGVYDWHPDVLARVQASYERLIPALRRSERPDSLLQAWLGLDSLRADEQALVAQAMAEPDTWAEVVTELIGRRAVVGWTSNGHTAVDVNLYAFGPGAERLVGSFENDELGRLLAELMGFDLPALTETLRQEEAVGESH; this is translated from the coding sequence ATGCGCTGGATATTGCTGTTTTTGGTGATGCTGTTGGGGGGCGGAGAAGGAGCTCAGGCTCAGTCGCCGCGTCCGAAGAACCTGATCCTGATGATTGCCGACGGGTGTGGCCCGGCCAGCATCACGATGGCCCGTGACTATGCCCGGGCCGTGCTGGGACGCGAGGAACTGACGCTGGATGCCATTCAGACCGGTGCCGTGCGTACTGCTTCGGCCTCCAGCCGGGTGACCGACTCGGCCGCCGGGGCGACGGCCTATGCCTGCGGCGTCAAGACCTACAACGGCGCGATCGCTGTCGATACGGCCGGACGCCCACTCGCCACGTTGCTCGAAGCGGCAAAGGCGCGTGGGATGGCGACCGGACTGGTGGCGACCAGCCGGATTACGCACGCCACGCCGGCCGCCTTTGCCGCCCACGTGCCGCAGCGCGCCATGGAAAGCGAGATCGCCGCGCAGATGCTGGCGCAACGCGTCGATGTGCTGCTGGGGGGTGGCTGGAGCTATTTCCTGCCGACCGCGGAGGGCGGACGGAGACAGGACGGCCGCAATCTGCTGCGCGAAGCCGAAGCGATGGGCTACCAGGTGGTGCGTACGGCCGCCGACTTCCGCCGGGGGGTGAGGAGACCGGTGCTGGGACTGTTCGGTCCGGACCACCTGCCCTACGAGCTCGACCGCGACCCGGAAGAGGTCCCCTCGCTGGCCGAGATGACCCGCACCGCCCTTGAGCTGCTGGCGGAGGACCCGGACGGCTTCTTCCTGATGGTGGAGGGCAGCCGCATCGACCACGCTGGACATGCCAACGACGCCGCCGCCCACGTCCGCGAAGTGCTGGCTTACGATGAAGCCGTGGCCGTGGTGCTCGACTTTGCCCGCCGCGACGGACAGACGCTCGTCGTCTCGGTGGCCGACCACGAGACGGGCGGTCTGTCGCTGGGGCGCAACGTGAACGGCCGCGGCGTCTACGACTGGCACCCGGACGTGCTGGCCCGCGTGCAGGCTTCCTACGAACGGCTTATCCCGGCACTGCGCCGTTCGGAGCGACCCGACTCGCTCCTGCAGGCCTGGCTTGGCCTCGACAGCCTGCGTGCCGACGAGCAGGCGCTCGTAGCGCAGGCCATGGCCGAGCCCGATACCTGGGCCGAGGTGGTTACCGAGCTGATCGGTCGCCGGGCCGTGGTGGGCTGGACCTCGAATGGCCACACCGCTGTGGACGTCAATCTGTACGCCTTCGGACCCGGCGCCGAACGGCTGGTGGGCAGCTTCGAGAATGACGAACTCGGCCGCTTACTGGCCGAACTCATGGGTTTCGACCTGCCGGCCCTGACCGAGACGCTCCGGCAGGAGGAAGCCGTCGGCGAAAGCCACTGA
- a CDS encoding DEDD exonuclease domain-containing protein: MQLDAVSFVVVDTETTGSGPADRIIELAAVRVQGGRIVDRFATLINPGRSVPPFITRLTGITTAMLVGKPSADEVLPDFLDFLGDGVLVAHNLAFDRKMLEAELQRIGLLWPGNPTLCTLRLARRLLPGLPAKGLDGLIRFYQIPVENRHRALGDAEATAYVLLRLLEEARRQYGIDTLEALLTFQQQRYPQYKNASPLVRLRETLLPRLPEAPGVYLFRDEHGRLLYVGKARNLQARVRQHLTAVEAHPPRLRQMVSEIRQIEWHVTATELEALLEESRLIKQHQPRYNRLQRRYRTRPFLRLALHETPPVLSLTPVLLDDGAEYYGPLPGRRQGRRALEALQEIFRLPRQNAHLVLTGRCPLAGGELCTNACADGEAEVVACVRRLLRGGCTHPLSWLETQMRAAAARLEFEAAARYRDQLRLLTRLLERPLLADASVLEREAVVLVREAPDRLACCLVQAGRPVAVRALPFPPSQDAIDALVAWVREHLAAKRSPAAYHHAETDAMQLLAHWMHLHRGRLRLLRRRPDEPMASFSRRLRHGLRHLVPDRAEPDTSGASEGGA, from the coding sequence ATGCAGCTCGACGCCGTTTCGTTCGTCGTCGTCGATACCGAGACGACGGGCTCCGGGCCTGCCGATCGGATCATCGAACTGGCAGCCGTGCGTGTGCAGGGTGGCCGGATCGTCGATCGCTTCGCCACGCTCATCAACCCCGGTCGCTCGGTGCCGCCCTTCATTACGCGTCTGACCGGTATCACCACGGCCATGCTGGTGGGCAAACCTTCGGCCGACGAGGTGCTACCGGACTTTCTGGACTTTCTGGGCGACGGCGTGCTGGTGGCGCACAACCTGGCCTTCGACCGTAAAATGCTGGAGGCCGAGCTGCAACGGATCGGCCTTCTCTGGCCTGGCAACCCCACGTTGTGCACGCTCAGGCTGGCACGTCGGCTGCTGCCCGGCCTGCCCGCAAAAGGGCTCGACGGCCTGATTCGCTTCTATCAGATCCCTGTAGAAAACCGACATCGGGCCCTGGGCGACGCCGAGGCGACCGCCTACGTGCTGCTGCGTCTGCTGGAGGAAGCGCGCCGACAGTACGGGATCGATACGCTGGAGGCGCTGCTGACCTTCCAGCAGCAGCGCTATCCGCAGTACAAAAACGCAAGCCCGCTGGTGCGGCTGCGTGAAACGCTGCTGCCGCGGCTGCCCGAAGCGCCCGGTGTCTATCTGTTCCGGGACGAGCACGGGCGGCTTCTGTATGTGGGCAAGGCCCGCAACCTGCAGGCCCGCGTGCGTCAGCATCTGACGGCCGTCGAAGCCCATCCACCCCGGCTGCGCCAGATGGTGAGCGAGATTCGCCAGATCGAATGGCACGTGACGGCCACCGAACTGGAAGCCCTGCTGGAAGAATCCCGGCTCATCAAACAACACCAGCCCCGCTACAACCGATTGCAGCGTCGCTACCGCACCCGACCTTTTCTGCGGCTGGCGCTGCACGAAACCCCGCCCGTGCTCTCGCTTACGCCCGTGCTGCTCGACGACGGCGCCGAGTACTACGGTCCGCTGCCGGGGCGGCGTCAGGGACGTCGTGCGCTGGAAGCCCTGCAGGAGATTTTTCGACTGCCCCGCCAGAATGCCCATCTGGTGCTGACGGGTCGTTGTCCACTTGCCGGCGGCGAGCTCTGCACGAATGCCTGCGCCGACGGGGAGGCCGAAGTGGTCGCCTGTGTGCGCCGGTTGCTCCGGGGAGGGTGTACGCATCCGCTTTCGTGGCTTGAGACGCAGATGCGGGCGGCCGCCGCCCGGCTGGAATTCGAAGCGGCGGCTCGCTACCGGGATCAACTCCGCCTGCTTACCCGCCTGCTGGAGCGGCCGCTGCTGGCCGATGCGTCCGTGCTGGAGCGCGAGGCCGTGGTGCTCGTGCGCGAGGCACCCGACCGGCTGGCCTGTTGCCTGGTGCAGGCGGGCCGCCCGGTGGCCGTTCGCGCCCTGCCGTTTCCGCCCTCACAGGACGCCATCGACGCACTCGTTGCCTGGGTTCGCGAACACCTTGCTGCGAAACGGTCTCCTGCAGCCTATCATCACGCCGAGACCGACGCCATGCAACTCCTGGCGCACTGGATGCATCTTCACCGCGGACGACTCCGGCTGCTGCGTCGCCGTCCGGATGAGCCTATGGCATCCTTCAGCCGCCGCCTCCGCCACGGTTTACGCCATCTTGTCCCTGATCGGGCGGAACCTGACACTTCCGGCGCATCGGAGGGCGGCGCATAA
- a CDS encoding IS701 family transposase, protein MNASKVDELDYIHFLVAAQRVFTTTEAARIRAGELNAPAHDAYTRLLKRIPPDTEALWQEVAPFVRPDRGVLVVDDTTLDKPHARKMAWVTRHWSGKHKRVVQGINLISLLWTEGQARLPCDFRLYNRAEDGLTKNDHFRALLQTAHARGFQPRLVVFDSWYASLANLKYVRQLGWEWFTRLKANRLVSVEGERRNRPVSSWPIPAEGCVMHLKGYGWVKVFKTVTPDGREEYRASSRLDMTLEETAAYGRHAWQIEVYHQGLKQFTGIERGQFRVAEAQRNHIGLAIRAFLRLEVARLQRGISWFEAKQAILREAIRHYLASPSLILHSTA, encoded by the coding sequence GTGAACGCGTCGAAAGTGGATGAGTTAGATTACATTCATTTCTTGGTTGCGGCCCAACGGGTCTTCACCACCACCGAAGCGGCTCGGATTCGGGCAGGGGAGCTCAACGCCCCGGCGCATGATGCCTATACGCGTCTGCTGAAGCGGATTCCGCCCGATACGGAAGCCCTGTGGCAGGAGGTGGCCCCCTTTGTCCGGCCAGACCGTGGGGTGTTGGTGGTGGACGATACCACGCTGGACAAGCCCCATGCTCGGAAGATGGCATGGGTGACACGCCATTGGTCGGGTAAGCACAAGCGGGTGGTCCAGGGCATCAACCTGATCTCGCTGTTGTGGACCGAAGGTCAAGCACGCCTGCCTTGCGATTTTCGCCTTTACAACCGGGCAGAAGACGGCCTGACCAAGAATGACCACTTTCGAGCCCTGCTGCAAACGGCCCATGCGCGTGGCTTTCAGCCCCGGTTGGTTGTCTTTGACAGTTGGTATGCCAGTCTGGCCAACTTGAAGTATGTGCGCCAGCTGGGATGGGAATGGTTCACGCGTTTGAAAGCCAACCGGTTGGTTTCGGTAGAGGGCGAGCGCCGGAATCGTCCGGTATCGAGTTGGCCGATCCCTGCTGAAGGTTGTGTGATGCATCTGAAAGGGTACGGCTGGGTGAAGGTGTTCAAGACGGTGACCCCAGACGGTCGCGAGGAATACCGGGCCAGCAGCCGCCTGGATATGACCCTGGAAGAAACCGCCGCGTATGGCCGGCATGCCTGGCAAATCGAGGTGTATCATCAGGGTCTGAAGCAGTTCACAGGGATCGAACGGGGGCAATTTCGTGTGGCTGAAGCCCAGCGCAACCACATTGGTTTGGCCATTCGAGCCTTTTTGCGCTTGGAAGTGGCCCGTTTGCAGCGTGGTATCAGCTGGTTTGAGGCCAAACAGGCCATCCTTCGGGAGGCTATCCGTCATTACTTGGCCTCTCCCTCCCTGATCCTTCATTCAACTGCGTAA